The window ataatgcATGATTGCATGCAACAACCCAGACCAAACTCTTAACCCATTGAAAGTAATTGATATTACTCAGTACAATTACACagaaatatgtatatttacactgtaacaattgcaccttaaaataaagtgaccaATTATTTCAATCAAAATTCAATTTATGCAGTATATCAAAGCTTTAACCTGTAGACTGCGGAATTGACAACCCGGGCTCTACAGGATTCtttagaaaatatacaaataaagatATATGAATATCGATGTGtatgaaaaaataacaacagtACTAGTTAGAAACAGCATGAGGATGAGTAGATGATAACAGAATTTCGATTTTTGCTAAACTGTTCCTATGATGGTGTGATGAATCTCTGCGAGTCATGGCATATTTACCCATATTTGAAGGATTTCAGATTTACTTGGTTGTTGCaaacactggagagaaacctcaGAAAAATGTTAGAGCTTCGCATCTGGAGTCTCTGTAAACAGACAGGATTTGTAAAGATATTATACTAATAAATTCACATCCACCAACTCCACTGAtcataataatcatcataatttGGATCATTATTAGGGTTTCGCCCTACATAAATGAAACTGAATCGAACTGATTTGAAAGATATCATTATATGAATCACCCTTCTCCTCAAAATCATTTCATTCCATTTCATATTtctgctctcttttttttttcaaattgctaGACAAAACTAGACAAAATGCATGCTTCCCCCACAGCAACTGAAATAAAGCAATTTAATTAGTAGCTTTTTAAAGCAGTGTGGGCAGCAGACGATCAGTAGATGTGAGTCTGCCATCAAAGGTTTTGTTTTGAGAATAATATCTTGGAATCCTGTTTGTTCCTCACAATAGACCGCGCAAGAGCCTTCAGGCAAACTGATGCCAAAAGCAGACACACAATACACAATGATGATTATTAGTCCCATTACAGTCTGGAAAAGCACCCTTTAGCTTCTATATGTCAGCATATGGTACTTATGCACTTTTCAGACAATACATATAAGAATAGAAACAAAGAGGGGAACAATAACACTTCTACAGGAAATGTGTGCAATATCCCATTATCCAAAATACAAGCAGACTGTCTATCTCTTAATGACTTGACTCATTTTTTAGGGGGTCTGAGGTAAAAGACAGGTGACAGTCTGTCTCCCTTATAACAGTGACTTATATAGTGCTAATTTACCAGACAATGCATTTTTCATGTTTGAGCCATTTCTGGACACCAAAACAAATAtctataattagattttttttcgaTCCAGCATTCGTTCTCATTTCAGTGCCGGCTACTTCAGCTGTGACATCTAATAATAACAGTCCTGTAAGATGTCTTACCTGAACAACAGCTATTATAGATGGAATGTATTGCATGTATTTTGACTTGGAACTGAACATTGCTGgggaaaataagaataaatgacatttctgACTATGTAGAAAAAGTAGTTTTTAAGTCAACAGAGCAATCAGGGCCTATTCTTGGaagtgcattattttttattattcatcagcTTCAATTAGACAGCTTAAAAATTGTGTATTTTGGTTTAATGAATGCAttcctgctgaaaaaaataataataataataataattagtcttCATGTTAGTTCTGTTATAGTTATAAGTTACTGTGTATATATTAGGCATACTTAGACATTCCTATGTCACTTAATTTGTcagtatacatttaaaatacattagcCTTGCACTTTACATACAAATAGCTAGCATCATTAATGAGATCATGTACAACAAGCCTGGTGGGTAAATCAGCATCTTACACTAAAGACCAGcttcaaaatacatttataccGGCTGATAGCCTAAAGTATTCTGATCAACAATCCAGAGTCACAGGCTGACAAGAGtttaatatgttttctttaatatagtttgttttatatttgagagagattttaaaaaaaatgtaacagaaGAGAAACAATTaggtggtcccactttatattaagtggccttaactactatgcacttacattttaattaataatttagtacaatgtacttattgtgtacatacatgtttttacattgtacttatatttaaaaaaacgacatgtaattacatctgtatttaatttctgtaattacatttatagttacactgttgacccatactttacaccttaacccacccttaaacttacccataccaccaaacctctccctaaccttacccctatcccacctcaatagcagcaaaagtgttttacaatacaatatgaacacagtaagtacattgtacttatttttttatgtaagtacatagtagttaaggccacctaatataaagtgagaCCAATTAGGTCTATATTGAGCCATTAGAATCTGAACTAATTACATTTATTGTTGATGCCCCCAGTCATCCTAAACGTATTCTCTCTGTGCCTTGGCAAGGCGGAAGGAAATGAAACTGCGACAGGCATAGTAtggtatattaatttaatttgttattttaaatgggCTGGTTCTAGGATTTCAGGCTCCCGATATAAGCATGAGCTAATGCTGTGTATTTTGTTTCACatgtggtttgtttatttatttagagactTATTTCTTGCATAAGTATAAGAGGTTGCAAGTTTAAATCTtaatcacagttataaatgtaaATCACAGATGACAGTTTTTAGGGGGTCTGAGGTAAAAGACAGGTGTCAGTCTGTCTTCCTTATATAACAGCGACTTATGTAGTGCTAATAAACCAGAAAATGCATTTTCATGTCTGAGCCATTTCTGGACACCCCAGCAAATTTCTATAATTAGCTGTTTTTCGACCAGCATTCGTTGTCATTTCAGTGTCGGCTACTTCAGCTGTGACATCTAATAATAACAGTCCTGTAAGATGTCTTACCTGAACAACAGCTATTATAGATGGAATGTATTGCAGCGTCTTactgtgtgtgcgcatgtgatTGCAAAAGACAAAGTAATCAAATATAACAGATTTGGAGTAGGCCATAATCACCATTCAGTTCGTTCACCCAACATCACCCAGCTCACTAAGATCATGCCATCCCAGGGTTTCCAATAAATGTAATAAGAAAAGTGTGGTTAACTCTACCTCATGAAGGAAACAAGTGGTTTTGACAGCAGGGCGGCAACATCTCTCTGCCATTCTCACATGGTTCTGAGTAGCATTTAGAACAAAGCCTGCTGGGATGTTTCTGTGCCTCCGGGCAAACTCATACACATACCTGAGGGAGAGAAAATAATGACTTATGACATCAACATGGTAAATCAAAGCCCTCAGACATGAGTCACAGATGTCACAGGATATTCTGTTCCTCTGTTAGTAACTACTGGAGTTGAGGATGCAAATGCAGGCTTTATTCAAAGAGTGTTGAGTAAACCACAAAACAGGCAAagggtcagggcaggcagcaaaacAATCAAAAACCAGAAACAGTCCATAGTCAAAAACAAGGCAAGGCATGGCAACAAGAAACATGGAAACCCAGGAACAAGGATGAATCGACTACACTGAGTTAGCTTCATTATGCAGATCTTTTTTGAGAAGTAAGGTAAGAAAAGAAGTGAGACACCAGGTTCGGCAATTTGTGTGGATGTTTGTCAAAACAAAATTACTGATGGCAGACTCACATCTGCTGTTCATGAAGCTTAAATcagctttaaaacattttttaacaaagattactGGATTTACAATTatgttcacaaaataaaatagtatttctacttcaaaatgtcatgattAATTCAATGTATCTGCCATTTTTTTGTGATTacttcagtgttttgaactctTAAATGTACCTAAACCTGTCAAATGGGGCTGTAGGGAcacacattttgttcattttgttaaACTCAACTGAAACAGCTTTTgatgtaaagttattaactatacAGAAATCTGCTTCACTGAATCAACAACAGGCACTTATCTCCTCTACAAATTCAACCACAATCAGATGAGACTATAACAGCCAAAAAAGCAATTAACACTTTGAAAGAAgtgaccattttttattttttatttttttttatttacttaatttgttTCAGGACGAAGGCCTTCTGCATGCCATTAAAGTCCaaagaaaatattgtattattacttAAATTGACTTTGAACAGAAGATCTGACCAAGAGGCCTCCCCTGAGGCAAACCAGCCCAACAAGCAATTATCACTTCCACCTGCCTATTAAGCCCAAATGTCTTTTCATAGGCAAAAAGGAGATGAGATTTCCCAAAGCATTTTCAACAAATAAGGTGATATTGTTTCTAGTTCCATGGATAAATTACACATGGTCAAATGGTATTTAACTCCCAGTAGAGCAATGGAGAAAGAAGACACATAACATACTGACATTATTTAAAACTACGCTGTAGGTTATTACAGCTCACAGATATCCAAGACGCACTAAAAGCACCACCAGAATTTGAAGGTTTATGAATTCCTCTGGCTCCAATTTGGTACCGATGTATGGAAACTTCCTTGTGTAAACTTACAGCTCTCAGGTAGCAAACATCAAACATTTGCTTTAGGTTTTGCTTCATGTTATATGCTTTATGTTAATGCTTTCAGACCCATTGTAAAACTATTccacacattttaaaaaatgtgtagcCTACCCCAAGGTATTTTACATATCCCTtattacacgttacatgtactatttgtagtaataaaaataaaacatgcataattacatgcaattaaCCATAACCCAAACCCAAACCCTTGAAATACATAGTACATGTTAATTAATTTGTATACAATTACACtataacaaggacacctttaaataaagtgtaaccaatatGCTAAAGAAATGCTTAACTTAATCTAAGATAACTCTATATGAATCCTGAAAAGTGTTTGATATCCAAAATGGTGCCCTTCAGAGTAAAATGATGAAGAAAAACATCTATGAAAGTCATCAAGACTATCGGCTCACAAATGACTGGCATACAATAGGTTGTCAAGATAAACAATTTGCATTCAtagatatttgtatttatatataataaaaaaggaaaaactggtCTCAGAATTTCCTTTCACTAACTTTTTGTTGAAAAGCAATACAGCAGAGGAACAATAAGAAAGCTTCGGGTTCTTGATGCAATGCGTTTCAGTCTCTAGAGCACGAGAGAGTTTTCAGAACAGAGAGATGTAATCATAATTCATTAGAATGACATAGGAAATAAGTTTCTTTCTCTAATCATGCTATAACAGTTTTGAAAAAACtaggggtgctctgatcacgatcggccgatcgttaatgtgcatctcgtcagtaaagccggttctctaatcagcggttaattccatcacgtgcgtgatttcacatagagcagctgttactacacagagccgttgttaactgagaagatgcgtcaaaaaacgctgaaaattaacgtgatttgcgcatcttctctattaacaacggctctgtgtattaacagctactctatgtgaaatcacgcacctgatggaattaaccgctgattagaaaaccggctttactgatgagatgcgcacaatgatcggccgatcgtgatcggagcacccctagaaaAAACCATGACCATTTAGACAATTTAAATAGCCAgtgatttttttctgaattcatTTTATTGGGATACTTCATACTAATGAATGTATTTggaaggaaatgctaaatttgcaGATCCAATTTGCACAAGAGGCTTTTCAATAACTATGACTTAGAACATGTATACTGTGTTTTTTCCTTagggaatatattttaatatactctTTTTTAGCTACAATTTCTACAAAGTTATACCAAAAAGGCTGAATAGAGCCTTTCTGAAGACTTAGCGATTTAGGTAGTAGCAATGTTTTTTATCCTAAAGAGAATGAGAAATGAAAGCGACCAGCAGGAGAACAAGAATGTTACATTaatttcttctgtttttatttcctATAATGAGCCCGAAGCATCATGGACTTGATAAGTGGGACAAATCTCACCTGACAGTGAAGTTCTTCTCGTCTTTAGTGTACTCGGTGCAGATCTCTTCATTTGTGGGCTCTGTTAGGGATGCCAGCTCATCTGCAGTGTACCGTAGTGAGGCCAGGCAAAGTTTCCTCTCTTGCCCCTGAAGTGTGCAGCACTGCTCGATGCCTGGATGTTTAGGGAATGGAGAGTCCTTTCCGCATGACTTTTCAGAGATCTCTGTAGCCTGGGAAAAAAGGTTACTATGTAAATGGAAAGCAAGCACACAACACAGTAAAGTActgacaaaatgaaaaatgttgtctatatgtgtaaaatgaaatgtgtttaattacAAATCAATATATCATTGTTTCTCTGGTGTAGGCctgattgtaatattttatttattttccatttaataGTTTAATTTTGCATGGCTTCATGTTCCTTTAATGGCACTGAGACAATCAGATACATCAGAAATGGCAGTGAATCACATCATATGTGCAGTGAAGCTTAAGCCTGCAGTGTTTGAAGCCCATTGAAACTGTCCTTGTGTTTAGAATTGCAAAGGCAATGTGAGCAATCAGCAAGCTGAAGCAGATGAGAACATTCTGCtgaagtaattattttttaatgacatgaaCGATACAATAAACGGAGCAGCGAGTAACTATGTACCCACATCAACTAACATGCACTGTAATTACTTTGCACTGAAGTGTGCAGAGGATTGGGCCGGGAACTGACAATGGAAACGTTTCCGGAATTGAGCAGGAATTGCCTCCGGCCAGGATACATGTTATTATCCCCATGCACATATTAAAGGAGAGTTGAATTTGTAATAATTACATGAGATTCTTTCTTTGAGTAAAGCCTGCATCTAAGCAACAGTATACTACAGAAATTCATTCTCTAAGCCACTTATCCTCTGTAAGGGTCTTGGGTGTGCGTACTGTGTATCCCATCATATTAGTGTTTAATGTATACATTGCCTGTTGTATCTGGCACCAAAAAATTAGCAGCAGATTGTGCAAGTTTGAGGTGGGGCTTCTATAGATCGGATTTGTTGGTCCCATAGAGGCCATGGGAATGCCTTGAACtctttgtcatattcttcaaacacacctgaacaattCCATCTGAACAAGTGTGGTATTATCTTGCTGAAAGAGACCACTGCCATCAGTGAACAATGCTACCATGATGGGGTATATGTGATCTGCAACAGTCTGTAGGTGGTATGTTTTAAAGTAACATCCACACAAATTAAAGGACCCAAGTTTTCCCAGCAGAACATTACCCAGAGCATAACTGCCTTGTCTACCTGAtctaaaagaaaatgtgattcaTCAGTCTTCCATTGATCCATGGTCATTTTCAGTGTTAGACAAGGGTCATCATGGGCACATTGCACCAAATTTATTGGTTGTAACCACCATTTaaatttgtacacacacacacacacacacgtttgtttttgtaaaaaaagtggggacatccaataggtttaatggtttttatactgtagaaactgtatattctatcgctcttcaccaaccctacccctaaccctaacaggaaactttgtgtgtttttactttctcaaaaaaaaaaaaaaaaaaaataaaaaaaaaaactcattctgtatgatttataagcattttgaaaaatggggacatgggttatgtcctcataagtcaccctctctttGTAATACATgcgtcatacccatgtcattatacatctTGTAAACATCATTATACATCttgagttgtgtcctgatatgtcacaaaaacaagagcacacacacacacacacacacacacacaaattcatatATTCTCACCTTTGTAGATGATAGTTTCCAGGTTCACCATTTCAAGAAAGTGGCATTTTGCCACTTAGGATATTGAAGATAAAGGACAATAATCAATAAGGACAAGCAGGGAGCAATTAGACCGGGAAATGAGGCAGATTTAAACTCACGTAACTCCCATAAGTACCACAACTCAAGATGTCAGAGCAATTGCTTGCAACTGTGATACGGCTCAGATTTAAACATGCTTTCATACCAGCTAGAATTTTAGATTTCTCCAAAAACAGATTATTTCTTCTTCATTGACAGCCACTGCAATGGCCTGGCTAACAATTCACTGATGTACTTACAGAATGAAAAGAATCTTGATGACAGGAACCcatgaaaatgtaatgaaatgaGCTGAGCTATAGCTGATGATGAAAACCGAATCTGAGAGATTTTGCAAGATGAGCTTTATACAGTCAGGCAAAATAAACAGCATAAAGTATCAATGAGAAGACCATCAAGGGTGAAAGACTTGAGACAAGATAGGCTGCTGTGTGAGTTAGGGATGTAATTAAGTTAACTTTCTCCTGAACATTCAAAGTAAAAGGGGCATGAGTTTATTTAAGGTATGTTGTGCTAAATTTAGCATGTGATTCTGCTCCAGTTCTGCTTTAAGTTCAAGTCTTCGAAAACACAGAAATAACAGACACAATACAaagtgtacaggtgcatctcaataaattagaatgctgTGGAAACGTTTAAGTAATGAAATtcaaacttgtgtattaaataaattcagtgcacacagtgCAACTGAaaaagtttaagtctttggttcttttaactttTAAGAGTTCATCTTCCTGTCATCTACTtcatctgtgtgcattgaatttatttaacacacgagtttcacaattttagttgaattactgaaatgaacttttccacaacattctaattaactgagatgcacctgtatatcctAAATTTAGCTATGGCGGCTTTTAGTGTCTTAATGGTTTTAGCTATCATTTATTGACTGTGCGGCACCTTGGTCAGCACATGTTgcttttaaagtgctatataaataaacttgacctTTAGATTTAAAAACCACTTGCATGCATTTAACATGGGCTTCTCACACATTTAATTATAACATACGGCCATTTTAATTATTGGGTTATCTCGTTTAATTTCTCACATGGGTTAGCAACTAATCCTGGACATTCCGGTTTCAAGACGTCATACTGTCCACCATTCAGTTAAAATACTTttgcatatttttgcattttcatttttcattgattGGGCAAACAGAGCTTTCCACCTGCTTTATTAATTGTGTGTCCATCTGAGCATGTCATCCACTTTGTCTGATTTAAGTCTCCTGATGCATGCAAAAGCAAAGGCAAATAGCTGCAGTTAACATGTTTCCTGTCACTATTTCATGCCTTTcagacttaaaaataaataaaaaataaatataaaatctgtCACTAGTAAAACATCTactgtaatataatgaaataattgtaatttatgtagcttaaaataaatattttgtcaggATACACAATTATTTTTGctagttttttgtttagtttttttgtcagtGGGGAAAAATGCTTTTACAGCGTGTACCAGCATAAATTAAATGATTCCTCAGCCCCTGGTTAGTTTCACGATGTTTCACTTGACATAGTTTCTGTCATCCTTTCATTCGTTTATTCAGTTCACCTGTATTTGTTTATTATCTGATTAGTTCCCTCATTTAGTTCTTGTATAAGTTCTCCCTGTTCTTTTCCGTTCTTGTCCAGTAttagtgtttgttgttgttttgctgtgGGCTCCTGTTGCCTTCATGGATTTTCATCTTCTTGGATTCAATTAAACTTTTGTGTAGATGacctttgtctttgtgtgtctttccTCTACATGAAGCTGACACAGTTAGCAATGCTTTTTTCTCTCCAGCAGGTTTTCATTAAAAGCTGTGCTAACCCTTGTCTACAAtcacaaacatttaatttaaatgggaTGTAAACCCAGggttaataaaatgattttaagtTGAGAACTGTGTGAAAATCTTTAGAGTTTTATCTCTATAAGCTAATGGATTTGTATTTGAAACAATGGGATTCATTCGGATGAGTTCGACTTGTTGCTTAATTCTTTTCAGCcacaaaacatgttttcatcATAGAGGACAACCACTTACTCCTTTATCATAGCAGTCAGGACTTGCATCATCTTTGCAGCATTGTTCTGCAAGCTTACTCATTTCATCTGCCACACAACTGACCTCCTGGAATGTGCCGTTCGGGAACTTTTGACTGTAGAGGACAGTGACCCTGCGGGAGGATTAAAGGTGAAAAGAAGTTATGCAAGCATGCTCAGAGAAACTCAACTAATTGCATCAAACAACACAGGGATAGtgtatgttaaaaaaaagaaaaaaaaaaaaagaaaaaaaaagtgcacaatgaTATGGAATTAAACTGAAATTGAAAACCTTTTGAAACTAACTTTAATAAACTTCATCTTGAGATCCAAATATTTTGCACATGTAAAGAAGCAGTGCATTTATATCCATGAACTGTGTTTGAGACTTAGAACTGTGTTAATCCTCCAagaaaagaaattacatttaaacttacATTTCTTTGAACTTTTCGATTCCAATGGCTTTGAGCTCTTGGCAAACATTTTCTTTGGCATAGTTCTTGCCTGCAGAGATATCAATATTATAAAGAATAACTGCATTAATCAACATAGCTGAATCTTtctattgatttttctttcatagaacatttattcatttttctcaACCTGTCTTTAACAAAATTTATATTACTATTGTGTTTTACTTTGACACTATTAACAAAAATCCTCAGTGAAAGATtctacattaaacaaacaaaataaatggcTTACTCCTTCCTTTTTTCAATGTGTAAATAAAGCCTGTAAAATACCATTACATTTAACAAAGTCTGTTCTTCCTACCTTTGTCAGCCAGCAAAGTTGGtaatattaaaactgaaattaaaatgagaactGTGTTCCTCATATTTTACCACAGGTGTTTTACCAAATGTGAGTTCAAATTAGAAACTGCTTCTGTATTGcagttttaaaagaaacaaaagtgTGCATAGTCAAAAATTAACTTCAGCAGAAAACAGTCAgttatgtaaatgtttaaatgcaaaCAAGACTCTGGCTTTCACTTAAACCCCATGACATGGATTGACAGCTGGTCACTAAAACTACAACTGTTTTGACAGGAGTGATGCAAACTTACAACGAACGGCTTTGTGAACATTTTAAAGGTTATACTCAGAACCTCACATCTGGTTATTAAAGTTTATCTAAAAATATTCCAGATATGACTTCAGATTTGAGCCTGGCATTAAGAAGTAGGCTCAAAAGCTCctagaaaaaaaatgatttttattagaGTTCACTTTGATATGTGAAGAAAGCCTTTTGTTCTTCACACAGGAAAGGTTAGCAGATATCAAAAGATGCTCTGATATTCTGTTCCAGCTGAAAGTGCACTTCACAGTTGCAGTGGACTCAGCATATTAGGTTAGCAATTTATGTTGATCTTTAATTAATTACCACACTATATCAGATTCAAGAAATGCAAAATGTATTCATAGTACATAACCATATAAAATATaccataaatgaaataaaaaaactaaagaaaatctGTAGAATATTCAAGACTCCGACCTTTAGTGGATGGTAATGTCGCAATCAACTGATTGACCGATGGCTCATTATTGCCATTGTTGAACTGAGTAAAATCCTTTGCTGAGATCAACAATGGCAATAATGATCTAGCATAAGAAATACACAGCATGTTAGTTACAGAATATaccaaatatattataaaaaagcaATTTGAAACTAAATGTGAAACAAACCTTGAATAACAGTGTATCTGCCCTATAATTTCTACAAAGAGCTGTAAAATATATGACCTGTTGAGGAACATTTTCAGGTCACCTGGAAGAGCAAATATACAGTTCACAGTTATAAGTGTGGTATTGAAGAGGAGAAgcttaaacaaatacataattaagcaaaaaatacaaattaaattaaagatgAAAGATTTCAATGTCAATGCAATTTATCAGAATGAAAAAGAGAATACATCATTCTTCATCTGGTAGGATAAAACAGGTTAATTTGTCCAGTTTTCTTAATTTAGGGTTTTGCTGCCCAAGGCTTGATAGAAACATAATAAATGCTGAG of the Carassius gibelio isolate Cgi1373 ecotype wild population from Czech Republic chromosome A5, carGib1.2-hapl.c, whole genome shotgun sequence genome contains:
- the LOC127999764 gene encoding vitamin D-binding protein isoform X2, which gives rise to MRNTVLILISVLILPTLLADKGKNYAKENVCQELKAIGIEKFKEMVTVLYSQKFPNGTFQEVSCVADEMSKLAEQCCKDDASPDCYDKGATEISEKSCGKDSPFPKHPGIEQCCTLQGQERKLCLASLRYTADELASLTEPTNEEICTEYTKDEKNFTVRYVYEFARRHRNIPAGFVLNATQNHVRMAERCCRPAVKTTCFLHERLQMRSSNIFLRFLSSVCNNQVNLKSFKYGLSAYYGNLLGLSFEDASALSSRFHSGLEKCCLKPQPECMIEELTSFQKDLCGESKLHSMSEDFQKCCKKPALDTLVCVDDLKRQPRQFPDVASPVSSKLCEEAQPHGIDRYLFLTGVNHAFISLPVLTTVLDRIKNTVTACCLSADITKCLTEQESKLKKTQALLSKLDDTCSRIQKEVQGEGGEKRTQAWLDLAISCCSQRSPAQLCQKLTEDVIKYEDSTV